A genomic stretch from Frigoribacterium sp. PvP032 includes:
- a CDS encoding LysM peptidoglycan-binding domain-containing protein, whose product MNDRSSDRALDLDGSPDTPRATRLPGAAFGRGALDADGRGARSRVARSMLQTVPIMLVGSMALSLGMTGPVASLAHDQQPTKKPHASPRPLALPPTAAAPAPETSVATVDVAASSRTVLAPSTYTVVAGDTVASIAGSFGLSTASVLALNGLSWKSTIFPGQTLSLVASAPAPAPSATTSPPRTAAAGSYTIARGDTLSSIAGAHGVSTASLLGANGLSWSSIIYPGQVLSLPGGASTAAAPAAPAAAAHSPAAGAGHVIRSGETVASIARQTGTTVQALLAANGLSMTSTIYAGRTLVVPGASSPAPAAAAPTVAAATVVTPLSASATLTAEQQQNARVVIRVGRELGVGDQAIVVALAAAAQESSLRNIDHGDRDSLGLFQQRPSTGWGTPAQLTDAAHATKLFFGGRTNPNPGKTRGLLDIRGWASMSLTDAAQAVQLSAHPTAYAKWEAPARTWLSTLG is encoded by the coding sequence ATGAACGACAGAAGCTCGGACCGCGCCCTCGACCTCGACGGTTCTCCCGACACGCCCCGCGCCACACGGCTGCCCGGCGCCGCCTTCGGACGGGGCGCCCTCGACGCCGACGGCCGCGGGGCCCGCTCGAGGGTCGCCCGCTCCATGCTCCAGACGGTCCCCATCATGCTCGTCGGCTCGATGGCCCTCAGCCTCGGCATGACCGGTCCCGTCGCCTCGCTGGCGCACGACCAGCAGCCCACGAAGAAGCCGCACGCCTCACCGCGTCCGCTCGCGCTGCCGCCGACCGCCGCCGCTCCCGCGCCCGAGACGTCCGTCGCGACGGTGGACGTCGCCGCGTCGTCGAGGACCGTGCTCGCGCCGTCGACCTACACGGTGGTGGCAGGCGACACCGTCGCCAGCATCGCCGGGTCGTTCGGGCTCAGCACCGCCTCCGTGCTGGCCCTCAACGGCCTCAGCTGGAAGTCGACCATCTTCCCCGGCCAGACGCTCAGCCTGGTCGCGTCGGCGCCGGCACCCGCTCCCTCCGCGACGACCAGCCCGCCGCGGACCGCCGCGGCAGGCAGCTACACGATCGCCCGCGGCGACACCCTCAGCTCGATCGCCGGCGCGCACGGCGTGAGCACCGCCTCCCTGCTCGGCGCCAACGGCCTGAGCTGGTCGAGCATCATCTACCCGGGCCAGGTGCTCTCCCTGCCCGGCGGGGCGTCGACGGCGGCGGCCCCTGCGGCGCCGGCTGCCGCAGCGCACTCCCCCGCCGCGGGCGCCGGGCACGTCATCCGGAGCGGCGAGACCGTCGCCTCCATCGCCCGGCAGACCGGCACGACCGTCCAGGCGCTCCTGGCCGCCAACGGGCTGAGCATGACGAGCACGATCTACGCCGGCCGCACCCTGGTGGTCCCCGGCGCCTCCTCGCCCGCTCCCGCCGCCGCGGCCCCCACGGTCGCCGCGGCCACCGTCGTGACCCCGCTGAGCGCCAGCGCGACCCTCACCGCCGAGCAGCAGCAGAACGCCCGCGTGGTCATCCGCGTCGGTCGTGAGCTCGGAGTCGGCGACCAGGCCATCGTCGTCGCCCTGGCGGCGGCGGCGCAGGAGTCCAGCCTCAGGAACATCGACCACGGCGACCGCGACTCCCTCGGCCTCTTCCAGCAGCGTCCGAGCACCGGCTGGGGCACACCCGCCCAGCTCACGGACGCGGCCCACGCGACGAAGCTCTTCTTCGGCGGTCGGACCAACCCGAACCCGGGCAAGACCCGTGGCCTGCTCGACATCCGCGGCTGGGCCTCGATGTCGCTGACGGACGCCGCCCAGGCGGTGCAGCTCTCTGCCCACCCCACGGCCTACGCCAAGTGGGAGGCGCCGGCGCGCACGTGGCTCAGCACGCTGGGCTGA
- the mraZ gene encoding division/cell wall cluster transcriptional repressor MraZ yields the protein MFLGTYSPKLDEKGRIILPAKFRDELASGLVMTRGQERCVYVFSQAEFEDMHTRIRQAPITSKEGRDYMRLFLSGASDDVPDKQNRVTIPSQLRDYAGLGRDLTVIGAGNRAEIWATDAWNTYYEAQEAAFANTTEEVIPGLF from the coding sequence ATGTTCCTCGGCACCTACTCGCCCAAGCTCGACGAGAAGGGCCGCATCATCCTCCCCGCGAAGTTCCGTGACGAGCTGGCCTCCGGCCTCGTCATGACCCGTGGTCAGGAACGCTGCGTCTACGTCTTCAGCCAGGCCGAGTTCGAGGACATGCACACGCGCATCCGGCAGGCGCCGATCACGAGCAAGGAGGGGCGCGACTACATGCGCCTCTTCCTGTCAGGCGCCAGCGACGACGTCCCCGACAAGCAGAACCGGGTCACCATCCCGTCGCAGCTGCGCGACTACGCGGGCCTCGGCCGCGACCTGACGGTCATCGGCGCGGGCAACCGTGCCGAGATCTGGGCCACCGACGCCTGGAACACCTACTACGAGGCCCAGGAGGCCGCGTTCGCCAACACCACGGAGGAGGTGATCCCCGGGCTCTTCTAG
- a CDS encoding Rv2175c family DNA-binding protein: MTDLSQQPWFDDTEWLAVPDLVEMLGLSVSRVHRLFEDHVLISTRVDGVVVTPAAFLVDGEPMHELRGTATVLSDNGFTDDEALDWMLSVEDSLGVSPVEALRAGRKAEVRRVAQSLL, translated from the coding sequence GTGACCGATCTCTCTCAGCAGCCCTGGTTCGACGACACCGAGTGGCTGGCCGTGCCGGACCTCGTCGAGATGCTCGGCCTCAGCGTGAGCCGTGTGCACCGGCTCTTCGAGGACCACGTCCTCATCTCCACGCGGGTCGACGGCGTCGTCGTGACCCCCGCCGCGTTCCTCGTCGACGGCGAGCCCATGCACGAGCTCCGCGGCACCGCGACCGTGCTCTCCGACAACGGCTTCACCGACGACGAGGCGCTCGACTGGATGCTCTCCGTCGAGGACAGCCTGGGCGTCTCCCCGGTCGAGGCGCTGCGCGCCGGGCGCAAGGCCGAGGTCCGACGGGTCGCGCAGAGCCTGCTCTGA
- a CDS encoding DUF3040 domain-containing protein, with amino-acid sequence MPLSEQEQRLLEEMERSLYSNDSDFVATVGGRRGRPNYTMVVIGVLAALVGIAVIVTGVIIRQPPVGPLVGVAGFVLLVAGAVFAMAPPRRGAQARPSATSPASGASRPAASRPARSGSMMDRLNDRWERRQDGDRS; translated from the coding sequence ATGCCACTTTCCGAACAGGAGCAACGACTCCTCGAAGAGATGGAGCGGAGCCTCTACAGCAACGACTCCGACTTCGTGGCGACGGTCGGCGGGCGCCGTGGGCGCCCGAACTACACGATGGTCGTCATCGGCGTGCTCGCAGCCCTCGTCGGCATCGCCGTCATCGTCACGGGCGTCATCATCCGCCAGCCTCCCGTCGGCCCCCTCGTGGGCGTCGCCGGCTTCGTGCTCCTCGTGGCCGGTGCCGTGTTCGCGATGGCGCCTCCTCGCCGCGGTGCACAGGCTCGCCCCTCGGCGACCTCGCCGGCTTCTGGCGCATCCCGCCCCGCGGCCTCCCGCCCGGCCCGCAGCGGCAGCATGATGGACCGCCTCAACGACCGGTGGGAACGCCGCCAGGACGGCGACCGCTCCTAG
- a CDS encoding 1-acyl-sn-glycerol-3-phosphate acyltransferase, whose product MLYWFLKTMVASPLMLTVFRPWVRGLENVPASGAVIFASNHLSFVDSIFLPLALERRISFLAKSDYFTGSGLKGWAMRLFFTATGQLSIDRSGGKASEASLATGLSVLGRGEQLGIYPEGTRSPDGKLYRGRTGVARMILEGHVPVVPVAMIDTEKVMKTGTKIPKIRRVGIVFGEPLDFSRFEGMEGDRFILRSITDEIMYELGALSGQEYADVYASSVKEKRVASSR is encoded by the coding sequence ATGCTCTACTGGTTCTTGAAGACGATGGTGGCGAGCCCGCTGATGCTCACCGTCTTCCGTCCCTGGGTCCGCGGGCTCGAGAACGTCCCCGCGTCCGGCGCCGTGATCTTCGCGAGCAACCACCTCTCGTTCGTCGACTCGATCTTCCTGCCCCTCGCGCTCGAGCGGCGCATCTCGTTCCTCGCCAAGAGCGACTACTTCACCGGATCGGGCCTGAAGGGCTGGGCGATGCGCCTGTTCTTCACCGCGACCGGCCAGCTGTCGATCGACCGCTCGGGCGGCAAGGCGTCGGAGGCGTCGCTCGCGACGGGCCTGTCGGTCCTGGGGCGCGGCGAGCAGCTGGGCATCTACCCCGAGGGCACCCGCAGCCCCGACGGCAAGCTCTACCGCGGCCGCACGGGCGTCGCGCGCATGATCCTCGAGGGGCACGTCCCCGTCGTGCCGGTCGCCATGATCGACACCGAGAAGGTCATGAAGACGGGCACCAAGATCCCCAAGATCCGCCGGGTCGGCATCGTCTTCGGCGAGCCCCTCGACTTCAGCCGGTTCGAGGGCATGGAGGGCGACCGGTTCATCCTCCGGTCCATCACCGACGAGATCATGTACGAGCTCGGCGCCCTCAGCGGCCAGGAGTACGCCGACGTCTACGCCTCCTCCGTGAAGGAGAAGCGCGTGGCCTCCTCGCGGTAG
- the pknB gene encoding Stk1 family PASTA domain-containing Ser/Thr kinase: protein MSANQTDPMIGRLIDDRYQVRSRIARGGMATVYLATDLRLERRVAIKIMHGHLADDASFKERFIQEARSAARLAHPNVVNVFDQGQDDDSAYLVMEYLPGITLRELLQDHKVLTSEQAMDILEAVLAGLAAAHRAGIVHRDLKPENVLLADDGRIKIGDFGLARAATANTATGAALLGTIAYLSPELVTRGVADTRSDIYALGIMLYEMLTGEQPYKGEQPMQIAYQHANDTVPAPSSANPSVPAELDELVLWATARDPEHRPRDARAMLDQLVDVQRVLADPSGAPLGRTMVLPAASATMVLPRGGTGETQVLPKARHRTGPVGPAAVDTVSELSDVARRRRRRGFAWIVLVLVLAVVGGGAGWWFGAGPGSQVAVPEVTGQDPAAATAALEAAEFVVADQNASDFSVEVPTGQVIGTDPGSSSRLQKGSTVTLVVSQGPQPLDLPTVVGQSEDSARASLSSFSVQDSVPQFDDADPGTVLAVSGVDATGAAVDLAGAAQYGEQQPVTLTVSLGPVPDVVGQSVEDAQAALQEVGLTGVEAGTEFSDDVDEGAVIRADAQQDGPIRPGAALDLVVSKGPPPVTVPDVTGKTIDQATAQLQALGLRVSYDRCTAFTCAFYDWEASLPVLATDPPAQSTAARGSTVRLSYRVE, encoded by the coding sequence ATGAGCGCGAACCAGACTGACCCGATGATCGGCCGGCTCATCGACGACAGGTACCAGGTCCGCTCGCGCATCGCCCGTGGCGGCATGGCCACGGTGTACCTGGCCACCGACCTGCGTCTCGAGCGCCGGGTCGCGATCAAGATCATGCACGGGCACCTGGCCGACGACGCCTCCTTCAAGGAGCGGTTCATCCAGGAGGCGCGCTCGGCAGCGAGGCTCGCCCACCCCAACGTCGTCAACGTCTTCGACCAGGGCCAGGACGACGACAGCGCCTACCTCGTCATGGAGTACCTGCCCGGCATCACGCTGCGCGAGCTGCTGCAGGACCACAAGGTCCTCACGAGCGAGCAGGCGATGGACATCCTGGAGGCGGTGCTCGCCGGGCTCGCCGCAGCGCACCGCGCGGGCATCGTCCACCGCGACCTCAAGCCCGAGAACGTCCTCCTCGCCGACGACGGGCGCATCAAGATCGGCGACTTCGGCCTCGCCCGCGCCGCGACCGCGAACACGGCCACCGGCGCGGCCCTCCTCGGGACCATCGCGTACCTCTCCCCCGAGCTCGTGACCCGCGGGGTCGCGGACACGCGGAGCGACATCTACGCACTCGGCATCATGCTCTACGAGATGCTGACCGGCGAGCAGCCCTACAAGGGCGAGCAGCCGATGCAGATCGCCTACCAGCACGCCAACGACACCGTGCCCGCGCCCAGCTCGGCGAACCCTTCGGTCCCCGCCGAGCTCGACGAGCTCGTGCTGTGGGCGACGGCGCGCGACCCCGAGCACCGTCCCAGGGATGCCAGGGCGATGCTCGACCAGCTCGTCGACGTCCAGCGCGTGCTCGCTGATCCGTCGGGCGCTCCCCTCGGCCGCACCATGGTGCTCCCCGCAGCCTCCGCGACGATGGTCCTCCCCCGTGGCGGCACCGGCGAGACCCAGGTCCTGCCCAAGGCGCGTCACCGCACCGGACCGGTCGGGCCGGCTGCCGTCGACACCGTCTCCGAGCTCTCCGACGTGGCGCGTCGACGTCGACGCCGTGGATTCGCCTGGATCGTCCTGGTGCTCGTGCTGGCCGTGGTCGGCGGCGGCGCGGGATGGTGGTTCGGCGCGGGGCCGGGCAGCCAGGTCGCCGTCCCCGAGGTGACCGGTCAGGACCCGGCTGCGGCCACGGCCGCCCTCGAGGCGGCGGAGTTCGTCGTGGCCGACCAGAACGCCTCCGACTTCTCGGTCGAGGTGCCGACCGGACAGGTGATCGGGACCGACCCCGGCTCGTCCTCGCGCCTCCAGAAGGGCTCCACCGTCACGCTCGTCGTCTCGCAGGGCCCGCAGCCGCTCGACCTCCCGACCGTCGTCGGCCAGTCGGAGGACTCGGCCCGCGCCTCCTTGTCCTCGTTCTCCGTGCAGGACTCCGTGCCGCAGTTCGACGACGCCGACCCTGGCACCGTCCTCGCCGTCTCCGGGGTCGACGCCACGGGGGCGGCGGTCGACCTGGCCGGGGCCGCCCAGTACGGCGAGCAGCAGCCCGTCACCTTGACCGTGTCGCTCGGTCCTGTGCCCGACGTCGTCGGCCAGTCCGTCGAGGACGCCCAGGCCGCGCTGCAGGAGGTCGGGCTCACCGGCGTCGAGGCAGGTACCGAGTTCAGCGACGACGTCGACGAGGGCGCCGTGATCCGCGCCGACGCGCAGCAGGACGGTCCGATCCGCCCTGGTGCCGCCCTCGATCTCGTCGTCTCGAAGGGGCCGCCGCCCGTGACCGTCCCCGACGTCACCGGCAAGACCATCGACCAGGCCACGGCCCAGCTGCAGGCGCTCGGCCTCCGGGTCAGCTACGACCGGTGCACGGCGTTCACCTGCGCCTTCTACGACTGGGAGGCGAGCCTGCCGGTGCTGGCGACCGACCCGCCCGCCCAGAGCACGGCCGCCCGCGGGTCGACCGTGCGGCTCAGCTACCGCGTCGAGTGA
- a CDS encoding polyprenyl synthetase family protein — translation MAESTRLVDVVQERIDRFLDDRRPALRGIADDLSPFALFSSDLLRGGKRFRALFCYWGWQSVAGRDAGFDPLGAPVDQRSLDAVMTASVGLEFFHAAALVHDDIMDNSDTRRGRPAAHRRFEALHRDGGWLGSAPDFGTSAALLMGDLLLAWSDEQISEALDSLESRGAALSARREFNRMRTEVTVGQYLDILEENAWRSVPDVDLLPRAQRVIVYKSAKYSVEAPLTIGAAMAGGTEAELESLRRFGLPLGIAYQLRDDLLGVFGDPEVTGKPAGDDLREGKRTVLVATARRALPPSSVRLLDELLGDPDLDDDQIGVLQATLRESGAVEAVEQSITDQVERAVAALDGADLAPSARAQLTRLADTVTKRTY, via the coding sequence GTGGCTGAGAGTACGCGGTTAGTGGACGTCGTTCAAGAGCGCATCGATCGGTTCCTCGACGACCGCCGACCGGCCCTCCGGGGCATCGCCGACGACCTCTCCCCCTTCGCCCTGTTCTCGAGCGACCTGCTGCGGGGCGGCAAGCGGTTCCGTGCCCTCTTCTGCTACTGGGGCTGGCAGTCCGTGGCCGGTCGCGACGCGGGCTTCGACCCTCTCGGCGCCCCGGTCGACCAGCGGTCGCTCGACGCCGTGATGACCGCCTCGGTCGGCCTGGAGTTCTTCCACGCCGCCGCGCTCGTGCACGACGACATCATGGACAACTCCGACACCCGTCGAGGGCGGCCGGCCGCGCACCGTCGTTTCGAGGCCCTGCACCGTGACGGCGGCTGGTTGGGCTCCGCACCTGACTTCGGCACGTCGGCAGCGCTGCTGATGGGCGATCTCCTCCTGGCGTGGAGCGACGAGCAGATCAGCGAGGCCCTCGACTCCCTCGAGTCCCGGGGCGCGGCCCTCTCGGCACGACGCGAGTTCAACCGCATGCGCACCGAGGTCACGGTGGGCCAGTATCTCGACATCCTCGAGGAGAACGCCTGGCGGAGCGTCCCCGACGTCGACCTCCTCCCCCGCGCCCAGCGGGTCATCGTCTACAAGTCGGCCAAGTACAGCGTCGAGGCGCCGCTGACGATCGGGGCGGCCATGGCCGGCGGCACCGAGGCCGAACTCGAGTCGCTGCGGCGTTTCGGGCTCCCCCTCGGCATCGCCTACCAGCTGCGCGACGACCTGCTCGGCGTCTTCGGCGATCCCGAGGTGACGGGCAAGCCCGCAGGAGACGACCTCCGCGAGGGCAAGCGCACGGTCCTGGTGGCAACGGCCCGTCGGGCCCTGCCGCCGAGCTCGGTCCGGCTGCTCGACGAGCTGCTCGGCGATCCCGACCTCGACGACGACCAGATCGGCGTGCTGCAGGCGACGCTGCGTGAGTCAGGCGCGGTGGAGGCGGTCGAGCAGTCGATCACCGACCAGGTCGAGCGGGCCGTCGCGGCCCTCGACGGAGCTGACCTCGCTCCGTCCGCCAGGGCCCAGCTGACTCGACTCGCCGACACGGTGACGAAGCGCACCTACTGA
- a CDS encoding ROK family glucokinase, producing MQAIGIDIGGTKIAGGVVTELGEIVAEERVPTPAGDAGAIVDAVVAMVKGLQARHPDVVAAGVAAPGFIDASQSVVYYTPNIPWRNEPLRARLSEQLDLHITIDNDANAAGWAEFRFGAGRLASDMTMLTIGTGVGGAVVAQDRLLRGGFGTGGELGHMRIVPDGLPCGCGARGCIEQYGSGRALLRMAGEVADLGGVGSALAAVRAEKGELSGHDVAALMQAGDPGALEALRQLGTWLGQAAASLAAILDPQVFVFGGGVAQSGELLLAPVRKAFHEHLPARGFHPEPDFVIAELVNDAGVVGAADLARLHASTR from the coding sequence GTGCAGGCAATAGGCATTGACATCGGCGGGACGAAGATCGCGGGCGGAGTCGTCACCGAGCTGGGCGAGATCGTCGCCGAAGAACGGGTCCCGACCCCCGCCGGCGACGCCGGAGCGATCGTCGACGCCGTCGTCGCGATGGTGAAGGGCCTCCAGGCGCGACACCCCGACGTGGTGGCCGCGGGCGTCGCTGCCCCCGGCTTCATCGACGCCTCACAGTCCGTCGTCTACTACACGCCGAACATCCCGTGGCGCAACGAGCCGCTCAGGGCCAGGCTCTCCGAGCAGCTCGACCTGCACATCACGATCGACAACGACGCGAACGCGGCGGGCTGGGCCGAGTTCCGGTTCGGCGCCGGCCGCCTCGCGAGCGACATGACGATGCTCACCATCGGCACGGGCGTCGGCGGTGCCGTCGTCGCCCAGGACCGCCTGCTCCGCGGCGGCTTCGGCACGGGCGGCGAGCTCGGGCACATGCGCATCGTCCCCGACGGGCTGCCGTGCGGCTGCGGCGCACGCGGCTGCATCGAGCAGTACGGCTCCGGCCGCGCCCTGCTGCGGATGGCCGGCGAGGTGGCCGACCTCGGCGGCGTCGGCTCGGCACTCGCCGCCGTACGGGCGGAGAAGGGCGAGCTCTCCGGCCACGACGTCGCCGCGCTGATGCAGGCAGGCGACCCGGGGGCCCTCGAGGCGCTCCGCCAGCTGGGCACCTGGCTCGGCCAGGCCGCCGCCTCCTTGGCCGCCATCCTCGACCCGCAGGTCTTCGTCTTCGGCGGGGGAGTGGCACAGTCCGGCGAGCTCCTCCTCGCCCCGGTCCGCAAGGCGTTCCACGAGCACCTGCCGGCGCGGGGCTTCCACCCCGAGCCCGACTTCGTCATCGCCGAGCTGGTCAACGACGCGGGCGTCGTGGGCGCCGCCGACCTGGCCCGGCTGCACGCGTCCACTCGCTAG
- a CDS encoding class II 3-deoxy-7-phosphoheptulonate synthase, translating into MIDGLDYWRTLPIKQQPAWPDPSAVQAASAEIAALPPLVFAGEVDTLRDRLAAAARGDAFLLQGGDCAETFAGATADQIRDRVKTILQMAVVLTYGASVPVIKMGRMAGQFAKPRSSDSETRDGVTLPAYRGDIVNGYDFTPESRRADPARLVKGYHTSASTINLIRAFTQGGFADLRQVHSWNRGFASNPANAAYEHLAKEIDKAIRFMEAAGADFDELKRVEFYTSHEGLLMDYERPMTRIDSRTGDPYVLSSHFVWIGERTRDLDGAHVDFLSRVRNPIGVKLGPSTTPDDMLRLIDVLDPDREPGRLTFITRMGAGKIRESLPPLLEAIKGADATPLWVSDPMHGNGLTTPTGYKTRRFEEIMDEVKGFFEAHRAAGTHPGGIHIELTGDDVTECLGGSEHIDEATLATRYESLCDPRLNHMQSLELAFLVAEELAAN; encoded by the coding sequence GTGATCGACGGGCTCGACTACTGGCGCACGCTCCCCATCAAGCAGCAGCCCGCCTGGCCGGACCCGTCAGCGGTCCAAGCCGCGTCGGCCGAGATCGCCGCGCTGCCGCCCCTCGTCTTCGCGGGCGAGGTCGACACCCTGCGCGACCGGCTCGCCGCCGCGGCCCGCGGTGACGCCTTCCTGCTCCAGGGCGGCGACTGCGCCGAGACCTTCGCCGGCGCCACCGCCGACCAGATCCGCGACCGCGTGAAGACGATCCTGCAGATGGCCGTCGTCCTCACGTACGGCGCCTCCGTCCCCGTCATCAAGATGGGTCGCATGGCCGGCCAGTTCGCGAAGCCCCGGTCGAGCGACTCCGAGACCCGTGACGGCGTGACCCTGCCGGCCTACCGCGGCGACATCGTCAACGGCTACGACTTCACGCCCGAGTCGCGGCGGGCCGACCCGGCCCGGCTCGTGAAGGGGTACCACACCTCCGCGTCGACGATCAACCTGATCCGCGCGTTCACGCAGGGCGGCTTCGCCGACCTCCGTCAGGTGCACAGCTGGAACAGGGGCTTCGCCTCCAACCCCGCCAACGCCGCCTACGAGCACCTCGCGAAGGAGATCGACAAGGCGATCCGCTTCATGGAGGCGGCTGGTGCCGACTTCGACGAGCTCAAGCGCGTCGAGTTCTACACCAGCCACGAGGGCCTGCTGATGGACTACGAGCGCCCCATGACGCGCATCGACTCGCGCACGGGCGACCCCTACGTCCTCTCGTCGCACTTCGTGTGGATCGGCGAGCGCACCCGCGACCTCGACGGCGCCCACGTCGACTTCCTCTCGCGGGTCCGCAACCCCATCGGCGTGAAGCTCGGCCCGTCGACCACGCCGGACGACATGCTCAGGCTCATCGACGTGCTCGACCCCGACCGCGAGCCTGGCCGCCTCACCTTCATCACGCGCATGGGGGCCGGCAAGATCCGCGAGTCGCTGCCGCCGCTGCTCGAGGCGATCAAGGGCGCCGACGCGACCCCGCTCTGGGTCAGCGACCCGATGCACGGCAACGGCCTCACGACGCCGACGGGCTACAAGACCCGGCGCTTCGAAGAGATCATGGACGAGGTCAAGGGCTTCTTCGAGGCGCACCGCGCAGCGGGCACGCACCCCGGCGGCATCCACATCGAGCTGACCGGCGACGACGTGACCGAGTGCCTCGGCGGCTCCGAGCACATCGACGAGGCCACGCTCGCGACGCGGTACGAGTCGCTCTGCGACCCGCGGCTGAACCACATGCAGTCGCTCGAGCTCGCGTTCCTCGTGGCGGAAGAACTCGCGGCCAACTAG